The Rhodocytophaga rosea genome has a segment encoding these proteins:
- a CDS encoding T9SS type A sorting domain-containing protein, with the protein MIQIYIKVIDYLFNKNCLQKCVLSIILLFGISASSAYAQKTWIGTGLAALGGNRWDRAGNWNPNGIPAATDVVRFNSGLPTTITVVNVPNGGTIAGLLIAANNNIELRDGSFTITGDATINGTLEFDNNATRTITINGNLTGSGTIDMSPGNRAQVLNLAGTNNSLGTLTSSNSSTVNYTRAGNQQVFASTGYRNLTISGTGEKTLQGNITVASALNIANTNPTLTLNTYAATVNGSTTVDGTLNTQTGYIGGTGTFTLNSTGTLQVGSPNGLVTGTGSGNMRVSGTRNYGTGTIEYNGTAAQVTGNGLPASPTAIGNLIISNTAATPTVTLTNSLTVSGTTTINSGSLQFAAGTTQTVDLNGDLVGAGGAINMSGGNRAHVLNLAGANNSLGTLTASTAGTVNYDRNGSQQVFASDNYRNLTISGNNTKTLQGDVMVAGNLLVSSTLAYATGAAQTLDVDGNLSGSGTINMSGGNRAHVLNLSGPTNAIGTLTSSNSSTINYDGNIDQQVFASTGYRNLTISGTGEKTLQGNITVASALNIANTNPTLTLNTYAATVNGSTTVDGTLNTQTGYIGGTGTFTLNSTGTLQVGSPNGLVTGTGSGNMRVSGTRNYGTGTIEYNGTAAQVTGNGLPASPTAIGNLIISNTAATPTVTLTNSLTVSGTTTINSGSLQFAAGTTQTVDLNGDLVGAGGAINMSGGNRAHVLNLAGANNSLGTLTASTAGTVNYDRNGNQQVLAGANINYRNLIISGSNTKTLQGDVVVAGNLTVSSTLAYATGAAQALDVNGNLSGTGTLDMTGGNQVHTLNLSGTSNAITTLLATCYSIINYTAGAGVLSNPVGNNYTVSGTEALTGNIMVCDLLIPVGTTLNLNGFTVTIIKSAVVNGTLNAGTGAIAGTGSFTTNTGATIILGSADGINNTNPALGNIRTTGIRTFSANTNIEFNRAGSQVTGNGFPATIGSLTISNASQVNLSSNITVSSTATINGSLRYSASTPQTVSISGDLSGTGAIDMSNQPHALNLAGANNGIGMLTTSANASTVNYNGTGNQQIFASTSYRNLIISGSGIKTFDGTSSTINTNLTVSSTLQFSNTVPQTLNVNGDVSGPGTIDMSVGNLAHILNLAGPNNSIGILIPSCNSVVNYTGSGQQTFSNVAPVYTNYTISGTVTLTSNIIVCNNLIIPVGAVLNLNGYTATVNGSTSISGTLNAGSTGAVLGTGSFTVSGTIITASPDGINSGTSVGSIRVSGTRALTSGSFTYNGTLPQVTGNGLPITVGNFTLNNTAATPTVSLSQSLTISGLATFTTGTLSIGANTLSLNGTTSLGAGTATIAGGLTSNLSIGGASGVSTDVPLVTGGLLTLTINKAGVNNGAILRPAGNVTIYNGGSLSLQSGYFTNSNTITMGENVNAITNIIRKADASGIFAAPAINGKINVTYTASTSYSFQPSTGPELPTSATALNNLTIGTTPTGNSTLVTLSATAAPVVNGTFTINTTTTSSGLNLNGRTLTISGDYVNNSLGTFTGSTTSSIIINGDNKTVSGNLRFNPASAATRSLDVFTLNRTGTGSDFTISTQAEITNFNITSGTLTASGSNILITTATIGTNGKFINNSTAYPVVLPASTTTRAFNNNTYVAVNKFDRMAGTVTASNNTDITFTRGTGTPYVLRSRDLNPAPTAAIIRFELSASAASSQTDNAALMLGNGFADDGSRINAAASLQFNLRSGTGIRLVDGTFTSATQSSGIKVWWVVNKNAGNALSYTGPDGTTYTIDNGRSDLWAGTTRISSNMAISNSAIDLSEVKMVFDNGTGSITVKNLQINPVTQLVANMACWYAGYPIDIVVTANTAGGGNAFNSNTTFKVQRSDINGNFSNLTSNIVGTLTVSSSNTTNTFSIPATFSDLYSTAGTKDLGNLYRYRVISSDQNDPFVISAANNKPMYYIVNPGPETLDAGNSTLATVTATATGYTTSYWGYRLTSGAATIIPIPGTNSSSYTPKLTDFPGTGEYYLVAVSTSGCISNQKKIFVNCSGTNLIVNGNFNSVGANNLNDINGNGIIEYELGDFFTEYAQKQPSNHTQLAQGAYTISTNPNWYNGAFCTMTTAAQHAPTAGGVDGGNMLITDASPSGSKILWQQTVKNLKKHTNYVFTFWGTSIDQAHANTLQFGVYVNCYRMGDDVADNYASSCTWVKYSVQFNTGNETELTLGIGNVSVAGSGNDVGIDNIEFYECDDQNVAFQPLNKFVWIGYTSDWFKSDNWGLCAPNLPTCADNVIIPATLGAGRVYPVINGNFPDRTPDTWDTYKETNINGADPVNGISLINQAAQVQNITIEPGAQLTINAGYNLRICGNMTNDGTLAGTGTITFYGNTKQNISGTGTFSNVAIDQGNSATTAIVQQTSDITLSNLLDIQKATDELAINGKTLYFNGTLSTNPGTITGITSDPTTTTSALVFGGTGNVNGTLKFTTGYRSIARLTMNRSSSGQVTLGTPLTLVGGTNALTLVDGLINTSQTNYLQMDEFSTVTGSSVANQVSGGLNVSYVNGPMIKVTKSTDVFTFPVGNNGYLGQIGIKPNDSNLNFFRAEYIRAQGFPGATLSPKLDLVSPFEYWRMDRINGSSSGKISLHWTAATNISLLPNDWSDLRVARYSLKADTTQEGTTIANGIWQSRGNSYISPTATTTSGYIMSDMISQFSPYTFGTYTYIPLPVELLDIKAVSNNREVEIQWITANEHNSDHFILERSGDGVNFTPIAKVAAAGESKSILRYSYVDQNCLAGINYYRLQQVDKDNRKVSSKIVYANNNSKAIHTFNVYPNPSDGKEFYIRLAYKGEIVVSIYNILGIEVYRSKIYADGTDLAIRSQTPLSSGMYVVVVESANKKYQQKITIK; encoded by the coding sequence ATGATACAAATTTACATTAAGGTAATAGACTATTTGTTTAATAAGAATTGCCTACAAAAATGTGTATTAAGCATAATCCTTCTATTTGGAATTAGTGCTTCCTCAGCCTATGCACAGAAAACCTGGATCGGTACAGGCTTGGCTGCTCTTGGTGGCAACAGATGGGATCGAGCAGGTAACTGGAATCCGAATGGTATTCCAGCTGCCACTGATGTAGTTAGATTTAATAGTGGATTACCTACAACTATTACTGTTGTTAATGTTCCCAACGGCGGTACAATAGCTGGCTTACTGATAGCAGCCAATAATAATATAGAATTAAGAGATGGTTCCTTTACGATTACTGGAGATGCAACAATAAATGGCACCCTGGAATTTGATAATAATGCTACCAGAACAATTACTATCAACGGAAATTTAACTGGAAGCGGTACTATTGATATGAGCCCAGGAAACCGGGCTCAAGTGTTGAATCTGGCAGGCACAAACAATAGTCTTGGCACTCTTACTTCTTCCAATAGCAGTACTGTTAATTATACCAGAGCAGGTAATCAGCAAGTATTTGCCAGTACAGGTTACAGAAACCTGACCATATCAGGAACAGGAGAAAAAACCCTGCAAGGCAATATTACAGTGGCAAGCGCCTTAAACATTGCCAACACCAATCCAACACTTACCCTTAACACCTATGCTGCCACTGTCAATGGCAGTACCACCGTGGATGGCACCTTAAACACACAAACAGGTTATATTGGAGGTACAGGCACTTTTACACTCAACTCTACAGGTACTCTACAAGTAGGTTCACCCAATGGTTTAGTTACCGGTACAGGCAGTGGAAACATGCGGGTAAGTGGCACAAGAAATTATGGAACCGGCACCATTGAATACAATGGCACAGCTGCACAGGTAACAGGAAATGGCTTGCCTGCTTCTCCAACGGCCATTGGCAACTTAATCATCAGCAATACAGCTGCCACCCCAACCGTGACCTTAACCAACAGCTTAACGGTGAGTGGCACTACCACCATCAACAGCGGATCTCTGCAATTTGCTGCAGGCACTACCCAGACTGTGGATCTCAATGGTGATTTGGTTGGCGCAGGTGGTGCCATTAACATGAGTGGCGGAAACCGGGCACATGTATTGAATCTGGCAGGCGCAAACAATAGCCTTGGCACTTTAACAGCCTCCACAGCAGGCACAGTCAACTATGATAGAAACGGAAGCCAGCAAGTATTTGCCAGTGACAACTATAGAAATCTGACTATTTCAGGCAATAACACTAAAACTCTGCAAGGAGATGTAATGGTAGCGGGCAACTTACTGGTAAGTTCTACTTTGGCCTATGCTACCGGTGCTGCCCAAACCCTGGATGTAGATGGTAATCTTTCAGGAAGTGGTACCATTAACATGAGTGGCGGAAACCGGGCTCATGTATTGAACTTATCAGGGCCTACTAATGCAATTGGCACTCTTACTTCTTCCAATAGCAGTACAATAAACTATGATGGGAATATAGATCAGCAAGTATTTGCCAGTACAGGTTACAGAAACCTGACCATATCAGGAACAGGAGAAAAAACCCTGCAAGGCAATATTACAGTGGCAAGCGCCTTAAACATTGCCAACACCAATCCAACACTTACCCTTAACACCTATGCTGCCACTGTCAATGGCAGTACCACCGTGGATGGCACCTTAAACACACAAACAGGTTATATTGGAGGTACAGGCACTTTTACACTCAACTCTACAGGTACTCTACAAGTAGGTTCACCCAATGGTTTAGTTACCGGTACAGGCAGTGGAAACATGCGGGTAAGTGGCACAAGAAATTATGGAACCGGCACCATTGAATACAATGGCACAGCTGCACAGGTAACAGGAAATGGCTTGCCTGCTTCTCCAACGGCCATTGGCAACTTAATCATCAGCAATACAGCTGCCACCCCAACCGTGACCTTAACCAACAGCTTAACGGTGAGTGGCACTACCACCATCAACAGCGGATCTCTGCAATTTGCTGCAGGCACTACCCAGACTGTGGATCTCAATGGTGATTTGGTTGGCGCAGGTGGTGCCATTAACATGAGTGGCGGAAACCGGGCACATGTATTGAATCTGGCAGGCGCAAACAATAGCCTTGGCACTTTAACAGCCTCCACAGCAGGCACAGTCAACTATGATAGAAATGGTAATCAGCAAGTGCTGGCAGGAGCCAATATCAACTACAGAAACCTAATCATATCGGGTTCTAACACAAAGACATTGCAGGGAGATGTAGTTGTAGCCGGTAACTTAACTGTAAGTTCAACTTTAGCCTATGCTACCGGTGCTGCCCAGGCTCTGGATGTGAATGGAAATTTGAGTGGTACAGGCACTCTTGATATGACTGGTGGCAATCAGGTACATACTTTAAATTTAAGTGGTACCTCCAATGCTATTACTACATTACTGGCTACCTGTTACAGTATTATCAATTATACAGCTGGCGCAGGCGTATTAAGCAATCCTGTTGGAAATAACTATACTGTTTCCGGAACCGAAGCTTTAACGGGTAATATCATGGTTTGCGATTTACTTATTCCAGTCGGCACTACTCTCAATCTGAATGGCTTTACGGTCACAATTATAAAATCGGCAGTAGTGAATGGTACACTCAATGCAGGCACAGGTGCGATTGCAGGTACTGGGTCTTTTACAACCAATACCGGTGCTACAATTATTTTGGGTTCAGCAGATGGTATTAACAATACCAATCCGGCGCTTGGAAATATCCGGACTACCGGAATCAGAACTTTTTCGGCTAATACCAATATTGAATTTAATAGAGCCGGATCGCAGGTGACCGGAAATGGATTTCCTGCTACTATTGGCAGCTTAACGATCAGTAATGCCTCTCAGGTAAATCTAAGCAGTAATATAACTGTTTCATCTACTGCCACCATCAATGGCTCGTTAAGATATAGTGCCTCTACACCTCAAACAGTATCTATAAGCGGTGATTTAAGCGGAACAGGAGCCATTGATATGAGCAATCAGCCTCATGCATTGAATTTAGCAGGAGCTAATAATGGGATAGGAATGCTTACAACCTCTGCAAATGCCAGTACAGTAAATTATAATGGCACCGGAAATCAACAAATATTTGCCAGCACCAGCTACAGAAATCTTATTATTTCCGGTTCAGGCATAAAAACGTTTGATGGCACTTCTTCAACAATTAATACCAATTTAACTGTAAGTTCAACTTTACAGTTTAGCAATACAGTTCCTCAAACTTTAAATGTAAATGGCGATGTGAGCGGACCAGGAACGATTGATATGAGTGTAGGAAATCTGGCACATATTCTGAATCTGGCCGGGCCAAATAATTCAATTGGTATCCTAATCCCCTCTTGTAATAGTGTGGTTAATTATACCGGAAGCGGACAGCAAACCTTTTCTAATGTTGCTCCTGTTTATACAAACTATACCATTAGTGGAACTGTAACGTTAACATCGAATATTATTGTATGTAATAATTTAATTATACCAGTAGGAGCTGTTCTCAACTTAAATGGCTACACAGCCACCGTAAATGGAAGCACTTCTATATCAGGTACCTTAAATGCAGGTAGTACTGGTGCAGTTTTAGGAACAGGCAGTTTCACTGTAAGCGGTACCATCATAACAGCTTCTCCGGATGGTATCAATTCAGGCACAAGTGTAGGTAGCATCAGAGTAAGTGGTACCAGGGCGCTTACCTCAGGTTCTTTTACATATAATGGAACCCTGCCTCAGGTAACAGGCAATGGCTTACCTATAACAGTAGGTAACTTTACACTCAATAACACTGCTGCTACGCCTACTGTAAGCTTATCGCAATCTTTAACCATCAGCGGACTGGCTACTTTCACAACCGGTACTCTCTCGATTGGTGCCAATACACTTTCTTTGAATGGTACCACATCCTTAGGAGCAGGTACTGCTACTATCGCAGGAGGGCTTACATCCAACCTCAGTATAGGTGGTGCTTCCGGTGTTAGTACAGATGTTCCTCTGGTAACAGGCGGCTTGCTTACTCTAACCATTAACAAAGCAGGTGTAAATAATGGAGCTATATTACGTCCTGCAGGGAATGTAACTATTTATAATGGAGGTAGTTTGAGTTTACAATCAGGCTATTTTACTAACTCAAACACCATCACGATGGGTGAGAATGTAAATGCAATCACGAATATTATTCGTAAGGCGGATGCATCGGGTATATTTGCCGCACCAGCCATCAATGGTAAAATCAATGTAACCTACACTGCTTCAACTTCCTATTCCTTTCAACCTAGTACAGGTCCGGAACTGCCCACTTCGGCAACGGCTTTAAATAACCTGACTATAGGAACAACTCCTACAGGAAACAGTACTCTGGTAACACTAAGTGCTACGGCAGCCCCGGTTGTAAATGGCACCTTCACGATCAATACTACCACTACTTCCTCAGGTTTGAATTTAAATGGAAGAACACTTACCATCAGCGGAGATTATGTTAATAATTCTTTAGGCACCTTTACAGGTTCTACAACCTCATCCATTATCATTAATGGAGACAATAAAACTGTAAGTGGGAACTTAAGGTTTAACCCTGCTAGTGCTGCTACTAGAAGTCTGGATGTTTTTACATTAAACCGTACCGGAACTGGTTCAGATTTTACCATCAGCACACAAGCTGAAATTACTAATTTTAATATTACAAGTGGTACACTAACCGCTTCCGGATCAAACATATTGATTACAACCGCTACTATAGGAACGAACGGAAAATTTATAAACAATTCTACGGCTTATCCGGTAGTACTTCCTGCTTCTACTACTACCCGGGCTTTTAATAACAATACCTATGTAGCTGTTAACAAATTCGACAGAATGGCGGGAACCGTTACAGCTTCTAATAATACAGATATCACTTTTACCAGAGGTACCGGCACGCCATATGTATTGCGAAGCCGTGATCTTAACCCGGCTCCAACAGCCGCTATTATTAGGTTTGAACTGTCTGCCTCTGCAGCAAGCAGCCAAACTGATAATGCGGCCCTCATGTTAGGGAACGGATTTGCCGATGACGGATCCCGGATTAATGCGGCCGCTAGTCTGCAATTCAATTTACGAAGTGGTACCGGAATTAGGCTTGTTGATGGCACATTCACTTCTGCCACTCAATCCTCCGGAATTAAAGTATGGTGGGTAGTCAATAAAAATGCAGGAAATGCACTATCCTACACTGGTCCAGATGGTACTACTTATACGATTGATAATGGCCGGTCTGATTTATGGGCAGGTACTACGAGAATATCTAGCAATATGGCTATAAGCAATTCAGCCATAGACTTGAGTGAGGTAAAAATGGTTTTTGATAACGGCACCGGAAGCATCACTGTGAAAAACCTACAAATCAACCCTGTAACACAATTGGTGGCTAATATGGCTTGCTGGTATGCAGGCTATCCTATTGATATAGTTGTAACTGCAAACACAGCCGGAGGGGGCAATGCTTTCAATTCAAATACTACTTTTAAAGTACAAAGATCTGATATCAACGGTAATTTCTCCAACTTAACAAGCAATATTGTAGGAACTCTTACTGTTTCCAGTTCCAATACAACCAACACGTTTAGTATTCCTGCAACATTTTCTGATCTCTATTCAACAGCAGGAACAAAAGACTTAGGTAATTTATACCGGTATCGTGTTATAAGCAGCGATCAGAACGATCCTTTTGTGATTAGTGCTGCCAATAATAAACCGATGTATTATATTGTTAACCCAGGTCCGGAAACATTAGATGCTGGCAACTCAACATTAGCTACTGTAACAGCAACAGCAACAGGTTATACTACCAGTTACTGGGGATATAGATTAACCTCCGGAGCAGCAACTATTATTCCAATTCCAGGCACCAATAGTAGTTCATACACGCCTAAGCTTACTGATTTTCCGGGAACAGGTGAATATTACCTGGTTGCTGTCAGTACATCAGGCTGTATCAGTAATCAAAAGAAGATTTTTGTAAACTGCTCAGGCACTAATCTTATTGTTAACGGAAATTTTAATTCGGTAGGTGCCAATAATCTGAATGATATAAATGGAAATGGTATTATTGAATATGAATTAGGTGATTTTTTCACAGAATATGCCCAGAAACAACCATCCAATCATACTCAGCTGGCACAAGGCGCTTATACAATCAGCACAAATCCAAACTGGTATAACGGGGCTTTTTGTACGATGACTACTGCAGCCCAACATGCTCCTACCGCTGGAGGAGTAGATGGAGGGAATATGCTTATTACAGATGCCAGTCCAAGTGGTTCAAAAATTTTATGGCAGCAAACTGTTAAAAATCTAAAGAAACATACCAATTACGTATTTACTTTCTGGGGTACCAGTATAGACCAGGCGCATGCGAATACCTTACAATTTGGTGTATATGTCAATTGTTACCGGATGGGTGATGATGTTGCAGACAATTATGCCTCTTCCTGTACATGGGTTAAATATTCCGTTCAGTTTAATACCGGGAATGAAACAGAATTAACCCTGGGTATTGGGAATGTCAGCGTAGCAGGTTCCGGGAATGACGTAGGCATAGATAACATTGAGTTTTATGAATGTGATGACCAGAATGTAGCTTTCCAGCCATTAAATAAGTTTGTATGGATTGGCTATACCTCAGATTGGTTTAAATCAGATAACTGGGGATTATGTGCACCTAATTTACCTACCTGCGCTGATAATGTGATCATACCTGCTACTTTAGGTGCTGGCCGCGTATATCCGGTAATCAACGGGAATTTTCCTGACCGTACCCCAGATACATGGGATACCTATAAAGAAACCAATATCAATGGTGCTGATCCGGTAAATGGGATAAGTCTTATTAATCAGGCGGCTCAGGTACAAAATATCACCATTGAACCTGGTGCCCAGCTTACAATTAATGCAGGCTATAACCTAAGGATCTGTGGCAATATGACCAATGATGGAACACTGGCTGGAACCGGTACTATTACTTTCTATGGCAATACGAAACAGAATATATCCGGTACAGGTACATTCTCTAATGTTGCTATTGACCAGGGAAATTCAGCTACCACAGCTATTGTACAGCAAACATCAGATATAACGCTTAGTAATTTATTAGACATTCAGAAAGCTACCGATGAACTGGCGATTAATGGAAAAACGCTCTATTTTAATGGTACACTTTCTACTAATCCAGGTACCATAACAGGTATTACTTCTGATCCTACTACCACTACTTCTGCTTTGGTCTTTGGAGGTACAGGCAATGTAAATGGCACCTTGAAATTTACAACTGGCTATCGGTCTATAGCCAGGCTAACCATGAACCGGTCAAGTAGTGGGCAGGTCACATTGGGTACTCCCCTTACTCTAGTCGGTGGCACGAATGCATTAACATTAGTTGATGGCTTAATAAATACCAGTCAGACTAATTACTTACAGATGGATGAGTTCTCTACAGTTACAGGTAGTAGCGTAGCAAACCAGGTGTCTGGTGGTTTAAATGTAAGCTATGTAAATGGCCCTATGATCAAAGTGACAAAAAGCACCGATGTATTCACTTTCCCGGTAGGAAATAATGGGTATCTGGGACAAATAGGAATTAAACCTAATGATAGTAACCTTAATTTCTTCCGTGCTGAATACATCAGAGCACAAGGTTTTCCTGGAGCGACTTTATCACCGAAACTAGATTTAGTAAGTCCTTTTGAGTACTGGCGAATGGATAGAATCAATGGCAGCAGTTCCGGAAAAATATCTCTGCACTGGACAGCGGCAACTAATATCTCACTACTGCCCAATGACTGGAGTGATCTGAGAGTAGCCAGATATAGTTTGAAAGCAGATACAACGCAGGAAGGAACTACAATCGCGAATGGTATATGGCAAAGCAGAGGCAACTCTTATATATCACCTACAGCCACTACCACTTCTGGATATATTATGTCGGATATGATTTCACAGTTCAGCCCATATACATTTGGCACTTATACATACATTCCTTTACCAGTAGAACTTCTTGATATAAAAGCAGTTTCCAACAACCGGGAAGTGGAAATACAGTGGATAACAGCCAATGAACACAACAGCGATCACTTTATCTTAGAAAGAAGTGGAGATGGCGTAAACTTTACACCCATTGCTAAAGTGGCGGCTGCCGGTGAATCAAAATCCATTTTGAGATATTCTTACGTTGACCAAAATTGCCTGGCAGGGATAAATTATTACAGATTACAACAGGTAGATAAAGATAACAGAAAGGTTTCTTCAAAAATTGTATATGCAAACAATAACTCTAAAGCTATACATACTTTTAATGTTTATCCTAACCCTTCTGATGGCAAAGAATTCTATATTAGATTAGCTTACAAAGGCGAAATAGTGGTGAGTATCTACAATATATTAGGGATAGAAGTTTATAGAAGTAAAATATATGCTGATGGTACTGATTTAGCCATCCGTTCGCAAACCCCGCTTAGTAGCGGCATGTATGTTGTGGTGGTGGAAAGTGCGAATAAGAAATACCAGCAAAAAATTACCATCAAGTAA
- a CDS encoding helix-turn-helix domain-containing protein produces MPIIVNLDVMMAKRKISLNELSQRVDLTLSNLSILKTGKAKAIRFTTLEAICKALDCQPGDILEYIDDKKRNTEPLTLH; encoded by the coding sequence ATGCCAATCATTGTAAACCTAGACGTGATGATGGCAAAGCGGAAAATTTCTCTCAATGAACTTTCTCAAAGAGTGGATTTGACATTATCTAACCTTTCTATCTTAAAGACAGGGAAAGCGAAAGCCATTCGTTTTACTACCTTAGAGGCCATTTGTAAAGCATTAGACTGCCAGCCGGGGGACATTTTGGAATATATAGATGATAAAAAAAGGAACACCGAACCGCTTACACTGCATTGA
- a CDS encoding IS3 family transposase → MANLPVYEGAINLYLPPARMCRVFKISRSGFYHWLNRKPSTRTLSNENALKSIQEVHSGSKNRYGSPKVTIELQKRGIHISRHRVARLMKMHGIKSIIHKKFRVPTAESDHSFPISENLLNRNFTPAQTGKAWVSDITYIKTIEGGLYLTTVIDLGDRKVIGWALSQTMKTSDTVIAAWNMALKNCPIAYELIFHSDRGVQYACHECIDILKTHKLVRQSMSRKANCWDNVVAESFFRTLKTELIHQREIKSTEATKREVFDIY, encoded by the coding sequence ATGGCAAATCTTCCAGTTTATGAAGGAGCTATCAATCTATATTTGCCACCTGCGAGGATGTGTAGAGTTTTCAAAATCAGTAGAAGCGGGTTTTATCATTGGCTCAACCGTAAACCTTCTACCAGAACCTTAAGTAATGAAAATGCTCTAAAATCAATCCAAGAGGTGCATTCGGGAAGTAAAAACAGGTATGGAAGCCCAAAGGTTACAATTGAACTACAAAAAAGAGGAATTCACATATCAAGGCATAGAGTTGCTAGACTTATGAAAATGCATGGCATCAAGAGTATAATTCATAAAAAGTTTAGAGTCCCAACAGCAGAGTCCGATCATAGCTTTCCAATTTCAGAAAATCTACTAAACCGAAACTTTACACCAGCACAAACTGGTAAAGCCTGGGTTTCTGATATCACTTATATCAAAACCATAGAAGGTGGGTTATACCTGACCACAGTAATTGATTTGGGAGATAGAAAAGTCATTGGATGGGCGTTAAGCCAAACAATGAAAACTTCTGATACAGTCATTGCTGCTTGGAATATGGCACTTAAAAATTGTCCAATTGCTTATGAACTCATATTCCATTCTGACAGAGGCGTACAATATGCCTGCCATGAATGTATAGATATTCTTAAGACTCATAAACTGGTTAGGCAGAGTATGAGCCGAAAAGCTAATTGTTGGGATAATGTAGTGGCCGAGAGCTTTTTTAGGACACTGAAAACTGAATTAATTCATCAGAGGGAAATAAAGTCGACAGAAGCCACCAAAAGGGAGGTATTTGATATTTATTGA
- a CDS encoding polysaccharide deacetylase family protein, which translates to MQMLFLLFNLWLGFIVYSPAEKLDTPNRQVAITFDDLPASYGESEKILPKLIYILKKNQVPATGFINEAKLYENNREVSRRTQLLRDWLRAGLDLGNHSFSHVSIDQVSVQEYKQEIIRGEKITKRILGEAGKQMKYYRHTQLRTGPTQAYKMELEKFLKEKHYTIAPVTIDNDEYIFAHIYARAKARKDTATMNQVVNSYIPYMDTIFAFYEKLSTDFLEYEPKQILLLHANELNADHMETLLSMMKKRDYQFISLDEALEDKAYLLPDAQANKGYSWIQRWMLAKGLAILEQPQVPLFISELFEKYPNH; encoded by the coding sequence ATGCAAATGCTTTTCCTGTTGTTCAACCTTTGGTTAGGCTTCATTGTGTATTCCCCGGCAGAAAAGCTGGATACACCCAATCGGCAGGTAGCCATTACCTTTGATGATTTGCCTGCTTCCTACGGCGAAAGTGAAAAAATATTACCCAAATTGATTTACATCCTGAAAAAGAATCAGGTACCTGCCACCGGATTTATCAATGAAGCTAAACTCTATGAAAATAACCGGGAAGTAAGCCGCCGGACACAGCTATTAAGGGATTGGCTGAGGGCAGGTTTAGACTTGGGCAACCATAGTTTTTCTCATGTATCCATCGATCAGGTTTCGGTACAGGAATATAAGCAGGAAATAATCCGGGGAGAGAAGATCACCAAACGTATCCTAGGTGAAGCAGGCAAACAAATGAAGTATTACCGACATACCCAGCTCAGAACTGGTCCAACACAGGCTTATAAAATGGAATTAGAAAAATTCCTGAAAGAAAAACATTATACCATTGCCCCTGTAACCATTGATAACGACGAATATATCTTTGCCCATATTTATGCCAGGGCCAAAGCCAGAAAAGATACTGCTACTATGAACCAGGTGGTAAATTCTTATATACCTTATATGGATACTATATTCGCCTTCTACGAAAAGTTATCAACTGATTTTTTAGAGTATGAACCCAAACAGATATTACTCCTGCATGCCAATGAACTCAATGCTGATCACATGGAGACTTTGCTCTCTATGATGAAAAAACGGGATTATCAGTTTATTTCCCTGGATGAAGCTCTTGAGGACAAAGCCTATCTGTTGCCTGATGCTCAGGCTAACAAAGGTTATTCCTGGATACAACGATGGATGCTAGCCAAAGGTCTGGCTATTCTGGAACAGCCTCAGGTACCATTATTTATCAGCGAACTGTTTGAAAAATACCCTAATCATTAA
- a CDS encoding DUF2975 domain-containing protein gives MMKRISTLFLQAVIVLVGIVALAILIRFPLIEGRAANLDLLSIYADPFIIYGYAASIAFFVALYKVFRLLRYIGQNKVFSSDSVATLKSIKYCAIVLSILIVIAGLFVMISHHTEDDPAGFLAICILTTFIAIVAATAASIFEKILQKALDIKSENELTI, from the coding sequence ATGATGAAAAGAATATCAACGCTATTTCTTCAGGCAGTCATCGTGCTTGTCGGCATCGTGGCGCTTGCCATTCTGATTCGCTTTCCTCTAATTGAGGGAAGAGCGGCAAACTTAGACTTATTGAGCATTTATGCTGACCCTTTCATCATATATGGATACGCAGCCTCAATCGCTTTTTTTGTGGCCCTCTACAAAGTGTTTAGATTACTTAGATACATCGGACAAAATAAAGTATTCTCCTCAGACTCTGTTGCCACTCTAAAGAGTATAAAGTATTGTGCCATCGTTTTGAGTATATTAATTGTGATAGCAGGACTATTCGTAATGATATCCCATCATACAGAGGATGATCCTGCAGGTTTTCTTGCCATTTGTATCCTGACTACTTTTATTGCTATTGTAGCTGCAACGGCTGCCTCAATATTTGAAAAAATCCTGCAGAAAGCCCTAGACATCAAATCTGAAAATGAGTTAACCATCTAA